A stretch of DNA from Nitrospira sp.:
ACCGACCGACGGACTCGGCTAGGAGACCGGACATGACGTGACCTCCCAGATCTCCCGTGCATATTCGGCGATGGTCCGGTCGCTGGAGAACTTGCCGGATCCGGCCACATTCAGGATCGCCTTGTTCGTCCAGCGCTCCTGGTCGGCATAGAGCCGTCCCAACCTCTCTTGCGCCTCGCTGTACGATTTCAGATCCGCCAGATGCATGTAATAGTCGCCCTGCGTCAGCAGCGCCTCACGAATGGGAGCGAAGACGCCTGGCTCGTTCCGACTGAAGTGGTCTGAACAGATCAGGTCCAGCGCCCGGCGCGTTTCCGGTTCCTGCTCATAGTGCCAGTATGGGCTGTACCAACCGCGACTGTTGACGATCTCTTCGGCCGTGAGGCCAAACAGGAAGAAATTCGCTTCCCCAGCTTCCTCCGCCATCTCGATCGTCGCGCCGTCGCGTGTGCCGATCGTCAGCGCGCCGTTCATCATGAACTTCATGTTACTGGTCCCGCTGGCTTCATACCCGGCCGTTGAGATTTGCTCGGACACGTCGCTGGCCGGAATGAGGCGTTCGGCTATCGAAACGCAATAGTCCGGCACGAACAGGACTCTCAGACGTCCGGCCACGGTAGGATCTCCCTTGATTGTGCCGGAGAGGTTATTGATGAACTTGATGATGAGCTTGGCCAACGTATAGGCCGGTGCCGCCTTGCCGGCGAAGAAGAACGTCTGCGGGGCGAACTCAAGGTTCGGATTCTCGCGCAGACGATTGTACAACACCACAATGTGCAAGGCATTGAGCAGTTGCCGCTTGTATTCGTGGATGCGCTTGATGTGGCTGTCGAACATGGTGTCCGGATCCACCACCTCACCGGTCGTCGCGTTCAGCCAATCCACGAACCGCGTCTTGGCCTCCCGTTTGGCCTTGCGAAAGGCCTCCTGAAAGGTCTTGTCCGTGGCGAATGGTTTCAACCTGGCCAATTGACTGAAGTCGGTGATCCAGCCATTCCCGATCGCGTCGGTGATCACCTGTGCCAATCCAGGGTTGCAGAGCAGCAGCCAGCGCCGTGGCGTGACGCCGTTGGTCTTGTTGTTGAAACGTTTCGGAAATATCTCGGCAAGGTCCTTCACCACACGCCTGCGCAAGAGCTCGGAGTGAATGGCCGAGACCCCGTTGGTGCTGTGCGAGCCGACGATGGCAAGATGAGCCATGCGGACCTTCCGATCTGTGCCCTCTTCAATGAGACTGACACGCTCCACGCGTGGCTGGTCGCCAGAGAACCGGGTCCGCACCGAGTCGAGGAAGCGTCGGTTGACCTCGCCAATGATCTCCGCCAGCCGGGGGAACAACATTTCAAACCATCTGAGCGGCCATTTCTCCAACGCTTCCGGTAACAGGGTATGGTTCGTGTAGGCCAGTGACTGCGTGGTCAGGTCCCAGGCTTGCTCCCAACCAAGGTGCGCCTCATCGAGCAAGATCCGCATGAGCTCGGGCACGGCCATCGCCGGGTGTGTATCGTTCAGTTGAATGGCGACCTGTTTGGGCAGGGCAAGCCAGTCGTTGTTCATTCGCCGGAAGCGGCGAACCAGATCGGCCAACGAGCAGGCGACGAGAAAATACTCCTGCAGGAACCGCAGTCCCTGTCCCTGGCTCGTGGAGTCGTCAGGGTACAGGACCCGTGTGAGGGATTCCGATGCCAACGTTTCCGTCAGCGCCCCCACGAAGTCACCGCGACTGAACTGTTGAAAATCAAAGTAGTCCGGCGCGGCTGCGGCCCAGAGACGAAGCGTATTGATGGTCTTCCCTCCGTAACCGATCACTGGCCGGTCGAACGGGATGCCGAGCAGAATCGACGGCCGGCCGATGATGGGATACAGTTCGCCCGCACGGAGCTCGAACGAACAGTTCAAGTTCACTTCAACGGCTTCCTCGAGTCGCGCCACCTCCCAGGGGTCCGGACGCCGCAACCAGTTGTCGGGCTGCTCGAATTGCCAGCCGTCTTTGATCGTTTGCTTGAATATGCCGTATTCGTAGCGCAGACCGTACCCCATGCCCGGCAGCTCACGTGTCGCCATGGAGTCCAGGAAGCAAGCGGCCAAACGTCCAAGGCCGCCGTTTCCGAGCCCGGCGTCCGGCTCCATCTCGATCAGGGTTGGGTCGACATGGCCCTTGTTCTTCATGATTTCGATCGAGATCTCGGCCAGTCGCGCATTGATGGCATTGTTGACAAGCGAGCGTCCCAGGAGGAACTCCATCGAGAGGTAGTACACCCGTTTCGGATTCTTTTGCTTGTACGTCTCCTCCGTCAGGAGCCAGCGCTGCGAAATGACGTCCCGGATCGACCGTGCCACTGCCTCAAACTGCTCGCGTGGCGTGGCCTCCTTGGGATCGATCACGTCGTCGAACACAAGATGCCGTTCGTAGAGGGCAGTATCCGTCCCGTAGAACTGGACTGGCCCGCATCCATATTGTCGGCGAAGTTCGTTCAGACGATCGTCCATGGCGCTCATACGGACTCCACAGAAGATTTCCCGATGCGGTGCCGTCCCGGATGTCCCTGTGTCTCCGCTTCGAGTTCAGGCACCGCGAACAGGACCACCACAGACCGGGGTTGAACCGGATACCGATCATCCAAGACAAGCGGCGCATCGGACCCAGGGCAGATGTCGTGCGGTGAGTTCAGGTCGGTGTCGATCAGGCGTCGCCATCCCCGGTGTACCCCCGCCGCGCGCGGCAGCTCGAATACGAGCGGCTCCCAATAGGCATTGACAATGCCGTGG
This window harbors:
- a CDS encoding glycogen/starch/alpha-glucan phosphorylase, which translates into the protein MSAMDDRLNELRRQYGCGPVQFYGTDTALYERHLVFDDVIDPKEATPREQFEAVARSIRDVISQRWLLTEETYKQKNPKRVYYLSMEFLLGRSLVNNAINARLAEISIEIMKNKGHVDPTLIEMEPDAGLGNGGLGRLAACFLDSMATRELPGMGYGLRYEYGIFKQTIKDGWQFEQPDNWLRRPDPWEVARLEEAVEVNLNCSFELRAGELYPIIGRPSILLGIPFDRPVIGYGGKTINTLRLWAAAAPDYFDFQQFSRGDFVGALTETLASESLTRVLYPDDSTSQGQGLRFLQEYFLVACSLADLVRRFRRMNNDWLALPKQVAIQLNDTHPAMAVPELMRILLDEAHLGWEQAWDLTTQSLAYTNHTLLPEALEKWPLRWFEMLFPRLAEIIGEVNRRFLDSVRTRFSGDQPRVERVSLIEEGTDRKVRMAHLAIVGSHSTNGVSAIHSELLRRRVVKDLAEIFPKRFNNKTNGVTPRRWLLLCNPGLAQVITDAIGNGWITDFSQLARLKPFATDKTFQEAFRKAKREAKTRFVDWLNATTGEVVDPDTMFDSHIKRIHEYKRQLLNALHIVVLYNRLRENPNLEFAPQTFFFAGKAAPAYTLAKLIIKFINNLSGTIKGDPTVAGRLRVLFVPDYCVSIAERLIPASDVSEQISTAGYEASGTSNMKFMMNGALTIGTRDGATIEMAEEAGEANFFLFGLTAEEIVNSRGWYSPYWHYEQEPETRRALDLICSDHFSRNEPGVFAPIREALLTQGDYYMHLADLKSYSEAQERLGRLYADQERWTNKAILNVAGSGKFSSDRTIAEYAREIWEVTSCPVS